The DNA window cctagcactttgggaggccgagacgggcggatcacgaggtcaggagatcgagaccatcctggcaaacacggtgaaaccccgtctctactaaaaaaatacaaaaaaactagccgggcaaggtggcgggcgcctgtagtcccagctactcaggaggctgaggcaggagaatggcataaacccgggaggcggagcttgcagtgagccaagatcacgccactgcactccagcctgggggacagagcgagactccgtctcaaaaaaaaaaaaaagaaaagggcagaAACGATAAAAGCAGACACCCACGTGCCCCACACTAAAGAGCTGCGTTAATATGGACGGTATTTGCAGCATCCCTTGCCCACAGCCCCACCCGCCACCCCTGGGACTGGGGCACTGCCCTCCGGCCGTCAGCCTCTTGCAGCGAGTATATCCATGAACAACTCGGAGATCTGTCCACGCTGGTGCCCACAGGCCTCACGGGTTTGTTTCGGGTGCTCTAGAATATTCCGTTGATTGTGTGAACCACAGTGGCAAACGCTGCGTGAGCCCTGGACACCTGTGCGGGTTGGGCTGTGCCCAGCAGGAAGAACCACTTGCTGTCTGGGTGTTGCTGCCGGCAACacagtcttatttctgttttctgattttttaaataatgaatgtaTTTCACATGTTTAAAGAGAAGCACAAGCCCATCTGCCCTCAGGTCCCCTTGGGGCCGGCACACACAGGGCTGGGCCTGGCCAGTGGCTCTCCATGCTGCCCGCCCACTGCCCCAGCACCTAGGCCTGCAGGTCCCAATGTAGCCCCTGCGCTCCTCCACAGGCCCCTCCAACTGCCCCGCTCTGTGATTTCAGGAGGATTTGATGAAGATGCTAAAGCGAAAGTGGAGAACCTTCTTGGGATTTCCAACCTGGAGATGATGGACCCTGTTAGGCAAGCACCCTGCAGCCCTCCCCGTCCCATTCCCCCGTCCCCgtccttctctccccttcccccgcCTGTGGAGACAGCTGTTCTCAGCAGGGCTCTCTGCAGGGAGGGGGCCGGCTCTTTCCCTGGCAGCAACATCCTTGCCCTTGTCACACAAGTCAGCCTCCATCTGCGCAGCTCTGTGGACGTGCTGCTGGAGGGCAACACGTGAGTGTGGGAGGCAGGTGCGGGTGAGTGGGCAGGTGTGGGTGGGAGGCAGGTGcaggtgaggggcaggtgtgggTGAGCGGGCAGGCATGGGGcgggtgaggggcaggtgtgggTGAGCGGGCAGGCATGGGGcgggtgaggggcaggtgtgagtGGGCAGGCATGGGGcgggtgaggggcaggtgtgggTGAGCAGGCAGGGATGGGGCAGGTTCAcaagccccaccccacccccaggcaCAGGAGGAGGCAGCCTCATCCTTCACAAAGACTTTCTGGGGGACGTAAGACTTAGAAATGTCTACCCCActcttaaaacattttctgtattACTGTAAAGCTGACCTACGGCTGCCTTGGTAGCCCATGGCACACCCGTATGTGGATTTGCCCCAGGTACATCACTGGCTGGTTCAGCCCCTACCACCGCCGGCGGAAGCTCATCCACCCGGTCATGGTTCAGCACATCCAGCCCGCAGCACTCAGGTGAGACCCTGGGCTCTTACAGGCTGTGCAGCCGTGGGTTCTCTGAGGACTGCTGCTGCTGTTGACATGTCCCTCAACTAGAGAGAGAGCGGAGGGTGAGCCCCTAGTTGTAAAGAGCCCTCAGGTCTCAGATGTGCAGCTGTCACTGACTTGTTCCTCCAGACACACCGATGAGATAGGGTTagtagccccattttacagataggtaAGCTGAGGCACAGGGCAGTACTGACCATGGGGTTGAGGGCAAGTCCCGAGTGTGCGGAGTGCACGTTCACGGCACCCTCACCCGCAGCCTCCTGGCACAGTGGAGCACCCTCGtgcaggagctggaggccacCCTGCAGCTGGCTTTCTACCCGGATGCCGTGGAGGAGTGGCTGGAGGAGAACGTGCACCCCAGTCTGCAGCGGCTGCAAGCTCTACTGCAGGACCTCAGCGAGGtggccacctccccacccccacccccacccccacccaccagcCCTGGCAGGGACGCTGTTCAGGACCCCTGAGGGGAGAGCTTGTGCCAGGGGGCTCATGCTGTGGGCTGGGGGGCTCTGCGCTGCCAACAGGGGCCCACGTGAGTGTTGCACCCTGTGGCCCAGCAGTGTCTGGCCCACACTCAGTTCCTGAGGGCCCTGGGCAACCCCTGGGGGAGAGACTAGAAAACACATAAAGCAACAGCACAGGGAGATCCGCTTTGTGACACTGACTCTTCGGAAATAAAGAGTGGAAGCCGCGGGTGACGCGCGAAGGGTTATTTATGGTTATTATGACCATGTCCTGCAAAGAGGGGCTGGCAGCCACTACTGAGGAGGAGGGTCCCACCTCTCTCCTGTCTGCTTTCACCGAGGCCACAGCCAGACCTGGGGCAAAGGCGTTCCCGGTCCTACCCAGCCATTCCTGAGCCTGCCGCCGCAGGGCTCAGAGGACCCAGGAGTCCCCAGTTCACAGGCCAGGCGCGCTCAGTGCGCACTGCACCTGGGAGGACCTGGGTGCACTTGGGAGACCAAGAGCCCCAGCGGGTCAGGATGGTTGGCATTGAGCTCCTACGGGGTGAGGAAAAGAGGCTGGAACTCAATTTCTGCAGAAAATCTCCTAATTTTTCTTGTTTGGTTAGTATTTTTGCAAAGACAGgatcttgttgtgttgcccaggctggtctgggacttctggcctcaagcaattctcccaccttggcctcccgaagtgctgggattactggcatgaaccaTTGCGGCCGGCCGGAGCTCCCGGTTTTTAAGCGCTGCACAATACTGGAAGAGCTGACCTTTTTTCTGGCGTCGCAGCTTCTGCTGAGGCTGAGGGTGAGGAACAGAGAGACCTTTCTCTGATGACCACAGGGGCAGAGCAGTCTATGCGCCGAGATCCTGGCATCATCAAGGGAGGCGGGTCCTTGGGTAGGGGCAGCTTCCACAGTGTGGCTGCAGCGTGCACAGCCAGGTAGGCCCCGGTTGTTCGCCCCTCGCTGCCCTTGGGGAAGCACCTGACCGCTGGGGATGTCCACCCAGGGAGAGGACACTGTCGGGGACAACACGCAGCATCAGCACCCACAGGGGCCCGGCCTGGCCCGGCCTCTCCACTCGCCCGAGGTCTGGCTGTGGCCCACAGCAGGGGTCCAGGGCTGGCAAGACCTCCAGCTGCAggaaggcaggcccaggcctCACGGTGGAGAAAGTCTGGGTGTCCTGGTCCGGCCTGCTGTTTCGTGCAGTGTGAAAGCAGCAGTGTGAGCAGGCAAGAGGCCGACTCGGCTGGAGGCACCGACTGAAGCCAAGGCCACGGGGTCCTGTGGGCTGTGCATGGGCTCAGGCACACCAGGAATGTGCCATGGGTCCTGTGGGTGGTGCACAGGCTCAGGCATACCGGGGCTGTCAGCTCTGGCTCCCAGGGTCGCCGGCCTCACTGTCACTGCTCTGAGACAGCTCTGTGGGGCTTTCAAGGCAGTGCAGCTCCAGGAAGCTGGTGATGAGCTTGGCGATGGCTTCCACATCACTGGGTGAGGCCGGCAATGGGAGGAAGGTCAGGTCACCTCAGCACAGGGCGCCATGAGACCCCACAGCAGCCTCCTCCTCAACCACCCACCTCCAGCAGCCCCTGGGGCTCCCAAACTGGACCCAGCACTTCCTGGCCGCCTCCTACCTTCCCAGCCACGGAGGCTGCCCGAGCCTACACATGCTTAACGTGGACCCCTCTGTGTCTCGTCCACAAACTCATCTCCTCTCCCAGCTGTCCTGTAGCTCTGGGCGGTCAGGAACGGGAGTCACCTGACACAGCTGCAGCTCCAGCCAGATCAAAGTCCCACAGCCTTACCTGCGGTGGCCCATGACTGCGCTCTGCGTGAGGGGGTGGGAGAAGCCCGTGGCAAGCCGGAGCACCACCATGTAACCCTTCCCGAAGTACCGGACCTTCTCCTCCTCCACGCTCACGTCGCGGACATCGTGCAGCAGGACCACCACTGTGGGGAGACGGTCAGTGGCCGAGCCGTCCCCGCCCACACGTGCTGCCCGGCAGTCACACCAGGGCCCCTGGCGCCATCGAGAGCGACAGCCACGCCTGGTTGGCAGCAAAAGCATTTGCTGTTTCCTGCCTGAGGCTGGGTCCTGGAGGACTGCTGTGGCCCTGACAGCAGTGCAGGGTCCTCTGGGTGGGAAGGACGTGCCCGCGGTGCAGGCTGGCAGGCCACGTGCACAGCCTGCTGGTTCTCCTGGGAGTGCCGACCACGGGGACCCGCTCAGTGTGAGGCCGCCATCTTTACACTGTACTGTTTCCCCGAGGTTGGCTGCCGAGCCAGGGCCACCCTGCAATTTCCTGTGGCAACTCAGGGAAGCCACCTCTTTGGGTACCAGGGCGGCCCCAACCGTTGTCAGAAAACGGCACAGCTGCCTCTCACAGCCCAGGCCAGGCCTGCAACTCCTCTCCCCAAAGCCACGGTGACCTGGGGCCAATGCCCTGGCCGGGTCCCTGCAGGGATCTAGGAAGCAGCCTGTCAGAAGCACAGCATTGTGGCACTAAACCCAAGACTGCCCAGCAACTCTGGTCACCAGAATCTGTCCCCTCTCTGGGGCTATGCATGGGCAGCCAGACCCTGGGGCCTCTCTCTCTGCGGCAGCATCTACAGGAAACTGGTACTGACCACAGCTGGGCCACTGCCCAGGCTCAAGGGTGGGGGGTTCCTCAGACCTTCCAGCCCCTACTGCAGGCCCAGTAGGACCCACAGGAAAGCTGGAGCAGGGCCAAGGCCCGCAAGAAGCCAGGTGGCCTCACTCTGGAACGCCCGTGGGCTGCCGTggctctccctgccccaccctgtgACCTGCCGCTGGGGCCAGACTGTACCTGGGGACAAGTGGCTGCCAGGCAGGCGGGAGAACACAGCTAAACAGAGGCTGCCCAAGCACGCTGGGCCAGACCCCTGCTCTGCCAGACCCttgctcctcccaccctccctagGGGCCAAACCTCTAAAGAACCCAGGAGGCTCTAGGACCCCACCCagcaggtgggcaggtgggcaggtgagCAGGTGGGCCGTATCTGTGGGATCCTGCGTCCAGCGGGCAGGACACAACCCTGGTCACCAAGCAGGCGAGCTTGGACCAAAGGCGTTTCCAGGCCTCCCGCCGCCAGGTCCCATGGGTCACCCAGATGCCCACAGTGCCCCACGTCCCCAGGCTCCCCACAACTCACCCTGGTCATGGCCTGCTCTGAAAAGAGTCAGCAGCTTCTTGTAGAGGCTGAATGTCTTCAAAACAACCTTCCCTGTGCTCTTGTCAAAGATGGCTTCCTGGAAACCGACAGGCACTGACCACCATGAACCTCCAGGAACAGGGGCCCCGAGGCCGCTGGGGCATCACCCCCACCCTCACCAGGGTAGACACTCAAGAAGGGGGGCTGGGCCCCTCCCAGTCAGAACCCAAAGCCCTGAAGCTGCGGGTGCTGCTCTGTCAGAGCTGGACATCTGTAGCCAGCCTGACTCCTGTTGGGAACTGGGGAgctgggcaggtgcaggagctgggcaGGTGCAGCGGGTGCTTGCTCCACTGCAGGCAAAACAAGCGCAGGGAGGCAGCGGAACCAGCAAATGAGGGCATGGAGGTCAGAGGGCAGCACTGGGCCAGGCTGAAAGGACTCAGGAGGGCTCCGAGGTGGGAGGGCCGACCACGGGGAAAGCTGACTCGCGTCCCATCATGGCAACTCTGGGAAGAAAGCACTTTGGTGAAGACAGTCACGGAGAGCTTCTAAGAGAAAAATGCCTTCGGGAGATTCCTTGGCCAAGAATCGTACCAGGTGAGTGCAGGGACCACGTCCTAATGAACGGAGACCTCCAAGCAGGGACCAACGCTTCAGTACGGGGAGGCGCTGGGCCACCCAtggcccttcctcctcctctcattCCCATTGCAAGAAAACCCAGGAGCTGAACAGTCCTGGACTCTGTCCTGCCCCCGAGCCGGCCTTACCTCCCAGTCCTCCAGGTTCTGCACGGCCACAAACAGGCAGCCTGTGACGTAGAAGAGCTTCCAGCCCAGGCTATCTGAAGACGGACATAGGGCGCCAGCCTGTGAGCTCCAGGGACGTGCCCACGGAAGGCCCCACCTAGTGCAGCCTCCCCCACGCTTGCAAGGACCGC is part of the Chlorocebus sabaeus isolate Y175 chromosome 16, mChlSab1.0.hap1, whole genome shotgun sequence genome and encodes:
- the CYBC1 gene encoding cytochrome b-245 chaperone 1, with translation MYLQVETRTSSRLHLKRAPGIRSWSLLVGILSIGLAAAYYSGDSLGWKLFYVTGCLFVAVQNLEDWEEAIFDKSTGKVVLKTFSLYKKLLTLFRAGHDQVVVLLHDVRDVSVEEEKVRYFGKGYMVVLRLATGFSHPLTQSAVMGHRSDVEAIAKLITSFLELHCLESPTELSQSSDSEAGDPGSQS